The DNA region CCAATAAGTAAAAAGAATTATGAATGCATTATTGATCAACCCGCAATATCCAGCCACATACTGGAGCTTTAAGCACGCGCTAAAATTCATCTCCAAAAAGGCGGCCAACATCCCTTTGGGGACTGTTACCGTTGCTTCATTATTGCCTGATGACTGGAATAAAAAATTAATCGACCTCAATGTGACCGAACTAAAGGATAAAGATATTATATGGGCGGATTATGTTATGATCAGTGCCATGTCTGTTCAGACAGCATCTGCAAGGAACATCATTGACCGATGTAAGCAACTGGATACTAAAGTTATTGCAGGTGGCCCTCTGTTTACAGAGGAATTTGAACAATTTACCGATGTTGATCATCTGATACTGAACGAAGCAGAAATTACACTGCCCGAGTTTGTAGAAGACCTCAGGGCGGGTCAGGCCAAAAAAATATATCAGACGGATCAATTCGCCGATATCTCCAAAACCCCCATTCCTGATTATTCCCTTTTGGAATTGCAAAAATATGCAATGACAGGGATACAATATTCAAGGGGTTGCCCTTATGATTGTGAGTTTTGCGATATCACCGCTCTTTTCGGACGCAGGGTGCGCACAAAATCCCCGGAGCATATCATAGCTGAACTGGACGCCCTGTATCAAACCGGATGGAGAGGCAGTGTCTTTTTTGTAGATGACAATTTTATCGGTCATAAAGGGAAACTGAAAAAATATTTGCTGCCTGCCGTGATCCGTTGGATGGAACTGCATAATTATCCTTTTTCATTTACCACAGAGGCCTCCATTGATCTGGCCGACGATCCGGAACTTATGCGTATGATGGTGAGTGCAGGCTTTATCAAAGTTTTTGTGGGCATTGAAACCCCTGAAGAGGACAGTTTGGTAGAGTGCAACAAAATTCAAAACAACAAACGCGATTTGCTCAACTCCGTACACATCATACAAAAATCGGGCATGGAAGTGACTGCCGGATTTATTGTAGGCTTTGACAGTGACTCGTCCAATGTCTTCCAAAAGCAGATTGATTTTATTCAACGCAGCGGGATCATTACAGCCATGGTGGGGCTGCTGAATGCACCCCGGCTGTCAAAATTATACAAACGCCTGCAACGGGAAGGCAGAATTGTCGATACCTTTTCAGGGGATAACACCAACTACTCCATGAACTTTACACCGGCCATGAACAAGGAAGAATTGATGAACGGTTACCAGAAGATCATTCAGGGCATTTATTCCAGTAAATCCTATTATAGGCGGGTAAAGCTGTTCTTAAAAAACTACCGGCCTGATTTCAGGATG from Bacteroidales bacterium includes:
- a CDS encoding DUF4070 domain-containing protein, with amino-acid sequence MNALLINPQYPATYWSFKHALKFISKKAANIPLGTVTVASLLPDDWNKKLIDLNVTELKDKDIIWADYVMISAMSVQTASARNIIDRCKQLDTKVIAGGPLFTEEFEQFTDVDHLILNEAEITLPEFVEDLRAGQAKKIYQTDQFADISKTPIPDYSLLELQKYAMTGIQYSRGCPYDCEFCDITALFGRRVRTKSPEHIIAELDALYQTGWRGSVFFVDDNFIGHKGKLKKYLLPAVIRWMELHNYPFSFTTEASIDLADDPELMRMMVSAGFIKVFVGIETPEEDSLVECNKIQNNKRDLLNSVHIIQKSGMEVTAGFIVGFDSDSSNVFQKQIDFIQRSGIITAMVGLLNAPRLSKLYKRLQREGRIVDTFSGDNTNYSMNFTPAMNKEELMNGYQKIIQGIYSSKSYYRRVKLFLKNYRPDFRMRTKFDFTLILAFVKSILYIGILKKNRKYYWDLLFWSLFRHPRTFPLAVTYSIYGYHFRKVFRELT